A genomic window from Silene latifolia isolate original U9 population chromosome 11, ASM4854445v1, whole genome shotgun sequence includes:
- the LOC141614681 gene encoding uncharacterized protein LOC141614681: protein MVNLTISESPPHNNEIFNNIIFENSSSSFTTPFTMDPTDPLYLHPAESTHPVMVDTKLSCIENYLEWKRQMEIAICSKRKLGFLTGVIKRPTNDAFRESAWDTCNCLLIAWIMHNVELPIKRSLMYTKTTKGIWDYLQDQFSVRNGVRKFRLNKELDELSQGEKTVNEYFTELRILWQNLEIMSDWPPITQVTLEVNAWLDPQLKEQEERKLFQFLNGLNTSYATIRSHVLMMSPLPTGEEAVVIFQREEARRKNYICGEKCEAETTAFYAGQSQKEPDAPSDQLPPAPTCPLCKMKGHTRDKCWKVIGYPSDTTK, encoded by the coding sequence ATGGTGAACTTAACAATATCTGAAAGTCCTCCTCACAACAATGAAATTTTCAACAAcattatttttgaaaactcttccaGCTCCTTCACTACTCCATTCACTATGGACCCAACAGATCCACTCTACCTGCATCCAGCTGAAAGTACTCACCCTGTCATGGTGGATACTAAGCTGTCATGCATTGAGAATTATCTGGAATGGAAGAGGCAAATGGAGATTGCCATCTGCTCCAAAAGAAAACTAGGTTTTCTGACTGGTGTGATCAAAAGGCCCACCAATGATGCTTTCAGAGAATCTGCTTGGGACACCTGCAACTGCTTGCTCATAGCCTGGATCATGCACAATGTTGAGCTGCCAATCAAGAGATCTCTCATGTACACTAAGACAACAAAGGGGATCTGGGACTATCTTCAAGATCAGTTCTCTGTAAGAAATGGAGTAAGAAAGTTCAGGCTCAACAAGGAACTTGATGAGCTTTCTCAAGGTGAGAAGACTGTCAATGAATACTTCACTGAACTTAGGATTCTGTGGCAGAATCTTGAGATCATGAGTGATTGGCCACCAATCACACAAGTCACTCTTGAAGTAAATGCCTGGTTGGATCCTCAACTGAAAGAACAAGAGGAGAGAAAACTGTTCCAGTTCCTAAATGGCTTGAACACATCCTATGCCACCATAAGAAGCCATGTGCTTATGATGTCTCCACTGCCAACTGGGGAAGAAGCAGTTGTAATCTTTCAACGTGAAGAAGCTCGGAGAAAGAACTACATATGTGGTGAAAAATGTGAAGCTGAAACCACAGCATTCTATGCTGGCCAGAGCCAGAAGGAACCTGATGCTCCTTCTGATCAGTTACCACCTGCACCAACCTGCCCTCTGTGCAAAATGAAGGGTCACACTAGGGACAAATGTTGGAAGGTGATAGGATATCCATCTGACACTACAAAATAA